From the genome of Fusarium fujikuroi IMI 58289 draft genome, chromosome FFUJ_chr06:
ATCAAACCCGATCATACTGCTCCGAAGGACGTACAGCCGAGCATCCTCAGTAGCCGAGTCACGCGGATTGACAGCGAGCACGGTATATCGAGGATTGAGAGGGACGGCAAGGTTGAATGCACATACTGTTGGACGATCAAACGAGACGTCTTTGACATTCCCATGATGATCATAATGAATGTGAGTTCTAGTATCTTTTACCTcaagacttcttcctcgctaACTCGGGTGCAGTTTTTACCGCGATATTTACCAGACCAAGGACCCCAGCAACTGGCAGTTTAGCTACTTATGACTGTGGGCAAAACCGAAATACGTTCATTCTCCCTTTTTGTTGGAGGTTATTTTCTTTGAAAATGAGATACTAGCCAGGCCTTTAAGGGAGGGCTACCttgcaagagaaggaaaagatccGGAGTATACACTTTTGTGTAGAGGATTAGCTTTGATGCTGCATAGTTTATTGGTAGTGCTCCAAGTCAGGCAGATGGGGGTTTCGCATGATACCCAGGTAGTTAAGCAGATGTGAAATGAAACAAACATGACTTTTTAAAAGAATTCCAGCTCTTCTATGTTGCTATCTATCCATAACTCCCGGCCACTTTTTACCATGCTCTATTTCTCGTGGATCTATCCTAGGCATCTCGAAGTAACCACTGGACGTCTAATTTGCCCTCAAGATCTTTACCACCGATAACACGTCCCTTTGCAGGAGCCCAGGCCTCTCGGGCTAGACTGTTCTTTGCAACCTCGCAATCAAAGTTGATATCTTCAATCAGAGCTTCCAGACTCTTGTagtccttctcctcacgGATAaagccaaggatgaggagacgCATGGGCACGTCATAGAAGTCTGCGGTGAACTTGTGCAGCACATGAACCTCTGCGCTGCGAACTATGTTCTTGTAGAAGGGGTTGTACCCGATGGACATCACCATGGGAAAGATGTGGAAAGGCGGATTAGCAGGGGCTTCGGCAGCGAAGAGAGCATCCTCTGTGTCAGACTTGGGAGGTTCGTTGGAGGAAGCCGATGGGATGTCTGGGTGTGTTGTGGGCAGGGCGAGAGAGGCATAGCCGAAGTAGACTCCAGAGGAGATATTGGCGATCCACGGTGTGAGAGCCTCGTCTACAGGGAGGTTGGCAGTTGGGATGCCGAGCTAGGAGGTGTGAGTAAAATAAGAGATGCATGCACGAAGACGTACCTCTTTGGAGCCGCGGCCGAAACCAGAGATCACCTTGCCTTCCATGTGAAGAGGATAAGGGGCCTCGGGGCCGGAGTCTGGGCCGACGACTGAAGGACGGGAAGACATGATATGTAATCACAAAACGATGATGTGCTCGATAGCGGATATGTGTCACCGGGCTATCAAATTATGAGTATTGCATGTCGATAAGGTATTCTCGTAGGTGAAGCTTACATGAGTTAATCCAAGTTGAGTTGCGGCAGTAAAAGATGAAGCTTAGTGAATgattgagtgagtgagtgagaagTTGATAGAAGCTGGTGGTGGTTATCAGAGTCGAGGAgtggagttgatgatgagatccgACGAATGGCGGGGGCGGGGAGAAGCAATGCCGAAGTGCGATGGGTCGGAGGAAAGATCAAGACTTGCTTACTGCCTAATGTTAGTAGGAGGCCTTTGataactacctactaacctaggtATATACCAGCTTCAGCGTGAACATGTCTTCATGCAGGGGAAAATTACTGCATTTCATGGCTTTGTGAAACGCAACACAAGGTGTACAGAATCATAGACAGGGTTGGGGCTCTGATGCCAAGAACTAGTGAGATGTGATGGGAGCAATTAATCATATCCAGTATCATATCATAAGCTCATATGTAAGGTACGAGACAAATAAAAGAATGGGATTACTATGTGCTCCTAATGGTAAATTATTTCTCATTTGTGGGCTCCTCTAGTAAATCATCTCCAGCAGGagtcttgatggcttcaagatcatcttgtATTGCGCGATTCTGTCGCAAGAGTATTTGAGTGTTGCAGAGAGAGGAGAAAATGGATTATGAATTAGAAATCACTCTATTGGTTTCATGCTCTTTATTAATGAGTGTTTAAGGGAGCATGCCATTGAATGGCTAATTGATTCTGGCAGTCTGCGAAAGCGTTGTGCAAAGCTAGAGAGAGTCGTGACTGTACCACGAGATCATGTCAAGTCACTCTCGCAAAAATTCTACGCAGCAGCCTCTGTCTTCGTCTCCGTCGGAGTCTGGCTACCCGGCCACTCAGTCCTTCCCAGCTTGACGATGTCGCTTCCACCGAGAACCCAATATTTACTCGGCGCCTTTCCCTCACTCGCCAACTGCGCAGCCCTCACAGCCGCCTTCGCAATGACATCAGCATCTTGACCCAAAGTATCTCTGATACCAGTGCTGAGATAGCCAAGACCGTTGACTGCCCCTTGAGCGATACCCTCCACTGTGCGGCTGGCCTCTCGGTGGCCGAGGATCATACCGGGCTTGAGAATCACGGCTTGCTCAAAGTCGAGTTCCTTGATCGCGTCTTCAACCCCGTTCTTCATTTTTGCGTAcggcgaagacgaggagagcAGAGACCGTGTTCCAGCGCTGGAAATAAAAACGAAGGTTGAGACACCTGCAGCCTTGGATGCCTTTGCGAGTTCGATATTGAGATCATGGTCGATCTTCCACTGGTTGGCGATTCCGCCTGCTTGAGCGCGAGTGGTACCCAGTGCAGAATAAACGACAGATGGCTTGGGTGTGAGCCCTGTGAGAAGCTCTGCCCATTTGGCAGTATCGGCATCGACTATCGCAttgaggtgaggtgatgTCGCCTTGGGAGCGCGTCGAGTGATGGTATGTACAGGATTGTAGATTTCGGAGGCCAGCAGCGTTGAAAGGATGTTTGAGCCGACCAGGCCAGTTGAGCCGATGATGGCAGCAGAGGGCAGAGACATGGCGATAGGGTAAATTAGTGGTTATGGTAGGGGAAAGGGTTGTACAAGTGTCGAATCGTAAGGATAGCAGCAGATGGAGGTATGTATCAAGATGAGAGAGCAATAGTAGACAGGATACTCAGATATCTCAGTAGAGAAGCGAAGATAGCGAATCAGTTCAGACTCTAGTcactaggtactaaggtaggtagttagttGATCGATTGATAGGCAGCTAAGACAGACGCAAGTACAGTATTTAAAACGTTGAATGGAAAACTTGGGACTGAATGATATGACGCATGGTCCAAGCGGGATGGGATCAGCCACATTAAACCGAGTTGGCATGTGATGATATCTTGATCAATCAAGTCAATTGCTCTATTACTAAAGCCTCAATTATTCTTCAACCTGGCTGTTCTTGAATACATTGTTTTGTTAACTGATCTTAAGGGGCCAAGCTTCTATGTAACGCTGTAAGAACCTAATCGGACAACTAACTTTCTcagccctgccctgccctcCATAGGTTCTGCATCTGATGGATGTACCCTTCACTTTACTGCACGACTGTGGCGTCCTGCACTCTTCAAAGCAGGGGTCCAGTTCTCCACTCATTTCTTCCCTACCCCACAACTCAAGAGCTCTCGACTTGCGACATCATCTCTGCCTGGGTCTGACCGTTACACGGTACACCACAACGTCTTGATGCCAGCGCgccctctcttctccctgcTCAATATTCCTACTATCCCTTCTCGATATCTACATCAGCAGCGTACGAACAATCAAAGGCAGTTTTCGAGGATTCACAATGGCTACTCAGTACGAAGGTAACATGAAATAACCCCTCCTCAACCCCTCCATTCATCCTATCTTATAACTAACTGTCCAAAGTCGAACACAATGTCAAGTTTGCTGAAGGCCGCCGCTCAGGCCGTCGCGTAGACATGTCGTCAttcttctccctcctcgATCAGATCGCCGAACCTTCAGGCGACCAGACTCCTCATCACAACCCACACGCCACGCCCACCCCCGTCGACACGGCTGCTCTCTTCCGCCTCCTCCAGGAACAGCTCCACCAGCTGCACACAACTTCTCCTACAGACGATAACCGAGACTTTCTAGAGTCTCTGATAATGAATCTCGAAGATGATATCAACGATCCCCCCACTCGCTTGCATGGCGTGTCACAAGAGTTCGTTGATTCAATCGACCGTGTCAACCGCAAAACCCTCAAGAAAGACGACGACTGCGCCATCTGTAAGGTGCCCTATTTAGAAGACGAGTATTGTCTCGTTGTTGAGCTCCCATGTAAAGGAGGTCATCGATTTGATCTCGAGTGCGTCGGGCCTTGGTTACGCAGCAAGGGTACATGTCCCATGTGCCGTCAAGACTtagggaagaagaaggagattccTGTCGTGcaggatgaagacgaggaggaggacggcGACATGATGTACGCCTAGGCACTGGTGCGTTAGTAGTGATATGCATAAGTCTGGCGTCGGGAGTTTGAGCCACTGTGGGCTTGATGTTTTCATGGCATAATGAATGTAAAATTAACAACAGTTGGCTAATGCTATGCTGCCCCTCCCCAGGATCTTGGCAAATTATACGCCACCCAACCATTTGtttccatcttcttgttgtcccCGTATTGATGCTTGGAAATCTTCATATTCTCGTTGCTTTTGATCCAACTCATACCGCATGTGTTGGCCTTATACCGAATTCGTGTGAATGCCTGCCTTGAATAGTCTATCCTGCAGACTTTTCTGGTCAGGCCTGAGCTCTCCTCACAGCAATTTGAGACTCTCTTTCCAGGATTCCCATCTTTCTCTAGGGAGGATTACGCCCTGCCCGAACCGCCACTGTCCTAATTTATGTGCCTGTAATATTTCGATATCCCCAATCCGAAAAAATAGGTGCGGACCGGCTTGCATAATCCATTCACAGGGCCCACGAATATAAGCATCAGACATCTGTAACCCTGGTGTTATTCGATCTTCCAGCGCTCGTTTCATAAGGTGGGAGGCAGGACGGTCATCTAGCCGTATACTTTTGGCAACGAGACGAGCGTAAAACGACTGAAAAGACACCCAGCCCTCGTGCGTTCGACGCAGGCGAGTGTCGTTGGGGGGAACTAAGTAACAGTCAGTGGGACTCTCAAGAGGTTTGGACGAAGGGCAAGCCGAGGAACATGCCTTCAcaaacttcaagaagaagctcattcaAGTCTAGTAAGCCGTTCCAGACATATATCCCCTGAGGAACAGTTGTTTTTTTGGACAGTTTCCCGAGGCATCTATCGTGCGTACAAGGAGATCAATACGTCCATCCCCAACTGGAATCCGTCGAGGAACTTCTAGGAAGACTTTCCAGACTGCAGTCCGGAATGTTTGGTAAAAATCAGAAGATAAGCCAGCTTGGGGCTGAGCTTGTGAGGGACATGTTTCTACCATAGCTCGTCCAGTTTCTTAGCCAGCTTCTCTGCCTCGGCGTCAAGCTGTTGACCCTCGGTAGATTGGTCTGATCCAGTTCCAGACCTACTTCTACTATATTCCGGTTCCTTTTGGTTATCAGCTTCATCAGCAGCTTGATCCTGGGTGCATTCTCCAGTATTCAGAGCTTGGTCGAATTCGTTGACTATGTCGAAGTGCAAGTCGTCCCGTTCGTCATTGGCTACCAATTCTTCTAGGGAGATGTGACATGGTGATGTTTTGAAGGTTTCCATGAAGTTCGTTTGCTCGTTGAATGATGTTTCTGTGATGGATGGTGAATGTTGAACTTAAATTCGAATGCTGTTGAATGGTTATCAAACATGGAACAATGATGCGAGTTGTGCAAAACATATGTcatgttgagcttggtagGCGAAACAAGCAAGACGAGGTCTGTCAGCTGGGAGCTTCCTTCAACATTTGTGCAGTTGCTGGCCCACTACCTTCCTACTAtgctaccttagtaggtagtaggtaggcaCAGGTAAGTTGGTAAGGTAAGGTTAGGTAGTAGTCGTCGTGACTGTCCGTGCTATCACTACTAGGTAAGGTGGGAGTGCTGTAACATTTCGAAACTGATTCATTCTCCTGTCACTTATTGGGGTAAAACTCCACGTTCTTCAAGCGCCGAGGTTGGCGTCGTGGGAtattttcctcttcattATCTAGATACCTATGGAGTTAAGCCTccgagctcttcttctgatgAACGAGTAGGTAATACATATGCCACCGTAAGGAGTACACGAGATACAGTTCATAGACACTGTTGACTTCTCGCTTCTTTGTCCCACTTCTTACTTGGCCTTGGGCAGATCTCCCTTCTTGGGCGCACTTCCACTTCCGCTGGGTCCTCCCTTTGAGATCTCTTCTCCAGCacccttggtcttgatcgTTTTCTCATCACCCATGGGTGTGCTAAGCTCTTGGTTCGCACCACTCGCGTTCAGGGCGTCTTCTCCCTCTCGACCCTTGGATTTGGTCCTCTCCCTGGTCTTGTCGGCAGCTTCCTCAGGCCGTGTCGTGTTAGGGTCAAAGGCGATGTCTGCGTGCTCAGAGGCAACTTGCTCGTCCGTTCCTGACTTTGTGTTCTCATTCACAACTGGGCGCAGAGATTCTCGGTCCTGGTCGTGCTTGTATGGCATCTGCAAGCGTGTTGTTGTGTGAATAGGGCGGATAGTGGTTGCGGTTGTACGGAGGACAATGCGGAAGAGAGACATGGCGAGGGACTTGGGTTTCTGGTAGGAATTGAGCTTAAGATAATGTTATAGGTGATCTGTGTAGTCTTCTGAAACAATTGGAATATGTATTTGACAAGTTCTGGGCTTCCAAAGTAGCTCAAATTGGAGTGATGTTATTTCAACTACGTCATCAAGCATCATACTTTAAGTGATCTCAAGTCGTCATGATTTGTACTCACTTGGTGGAGGTAGACTAACCTACACCATACCTAGGCCATGATCGTGTAATAAGAACTGAGGATTTTCTAATACTCGTGGTTGAAATTTGATACTTAATTGCGAGCAAAGACTTAATGGAGTTGGGGTTGGgtattcttcatcatggctatgGCGGGGCTGGAGCAGTCCCTCCGGTAAAGCAGGGTACTTTATCCACGGTGAGATATGATTTGTTCAGACAATGTAGCAGAAGTTAGATACCTAGAGGTCGAGTCTGCTGCACCCTATCATATAAGATATCCATCTGATCGGTAGTTGAACGATCATGACTGCCGTCAAGGTAGGATCCATAACGTAAGGATCAGAAGTCAGTTGACTACCGAATTTCGCTTGCACAGAAAACAACAACGAAATAAAGTTATCAACTGAAACGAGATCGCCGTCTAGCCCTCGTCCACAAAAAGATTGTCTCCTCTGATCAGATAATATGAATATAACTCAGGAAGAAAACTTCTCTCTGTATCGTCTCAGAGTTTCGGTCTCCAAGTTGACTATTCATACCTGGGCAtacagaagaaggaagattgTGAGATATCGTCGAGAATTAGACTTGCGTAAACTTGCTCAATTACACGCACCAAGCACGAAAGACATTTAAATTGGCCGTTGCGATTCAGTTGGGTCCTTGTCCCTCCAAATCTAGAACACAAACGTATGATCTTGACAAAGAAAATACCCGCACCGTGGATTCGTAAGGACGAAACTAGACAAACTAAACACCAAGCTGTCGTGAGAGACCTTGGCAGGAGGCGTTGCGCCTCAGCTGTTAGATCACCGGAAAATAGGATAAATGACACCTCGATGGGGAAAGCATACTCGTGTTAAATGCCATGTAGTCGGAAAAAAGGCATCATGTCGGAGAAGTGATTCTTTGTCTATACCAAGATTCGATATAAAATGCTTCTTGGCCGGCCGCGGCATTGCCCGAGAGGCGTTTTCCAAGCCACTAACGTCTTGGAGCGTTGTTCTAGAACAATTTAATTTTGTTTTCATAGGCAACACTGCGGATACACAGAAGCCAGTGCCACACGTGGTGTATCAAACGAGGTCCGTTTGCTGAGTTGATGGGATTAACTGTAGTGGAAGTCAAAAGGAGGCAGTTCGAGTTGACGTTTGGAGAAATGCCCGGGGATCAACCCTGCTGAAGGTCTGATAGGAGCGAGGAGCCATCTATCGCCCTAAGCGAGTATCAGCCTCCCCCGTGTTCATGCAGTGGATTTGAAATTACTCCCATCTCTAGGTAGGCTTGGACCTGATGCCTAGGTATGCAATCATGACAAAGACCTATCGAACTAACAAGAAAGACTTTGAAAACGGCTGCGGCGTTAAAGAATAGGAGGATCGGCAAACATGGGTCGGCATCTAGAACGGTATCAGGGACAGGGGGACCAGACGAACGTCTTCGGCAGCCTTGTGACTGTGATGACGTTCAAACCTAACTTTGCAAGTACCGCCAAGGTTACAGGCTTTGAAACACGGTTGAGGCACCTCCCATCTCTGTGCACCGCAGCACCTATCCGCCTGTTAGCTCCCAGGGGATCTTTTCAATGCTGATGCGGCTGCTCCAAAATGAAATTGGTTGGCTGGCCTGCATCAAAGAGGCGGCGCCGTTGGAAGCTGGAGCAGGGACCCGAGATGGTGGTACAGGTACAACTACATGTTGgtgcttctttgctttttcttaGGTTGGTGTAATTGGCAGCCCATTGCGTTGTGACCACCGTCCAATACAATCCAGCACCTTGGCAAGGGATTGGTGTAAGTGAGATATGTGCAATTTGCACCTACGTTCTATGATATTGCGATGCTGCAGAGCGCTGTAAAAGCTTCCAGGCAGCTGTATTCAGCTCCCCTATATCAGTGCCTCTCGCCTCTCTATGAGCAGTGAGTGGGTGAAATATACGTCAGTCCTAACATGGCAAACAAAGCCGGTCTATGTGCATCGGAACGCGGCAGGCCAAACTAACACCGGTTTGGCTGCTTGGTTATTAAGTCATGAGGGACGCCACCATGTCCCTTTACACGGCAGGTCACCAGCGGTTGACTACGGGCATCTCCGTCGCTTATCTGCACATGAACGGCGTTTGCAGAATCCAAATTCAACTCATAATAACCGAAGGACTCATGCATATGTAGCGGTGCTGGGCCGTCTTGTGTTATTAGCATGTGAGCCGAAAGAAGCCTTCCAGAACGACGTTAGGGCCACACAAACACAAACCAATGGAGGTCTGTTTGTGAAGCAAACATACAGTAGCCGCTCTCGTTCATGCAGGGGCCCGTCCTCCAGATGAGATCTGAGAATGCATCACAATCAAAAGCCCAACGGGCTGGATAGTTGCAGTAGAGAGTTGGAGTTGCTGGTTGGTCGGTCAATAGCAATGTCAAACAACCCTGTCAACCTTGCGACCAACAAGAACTCCACGTCCCCGACTCCATCAATCCCTAACAGAGGAAGTAGTTTGATCGTCGTGTGTCAGCTTCTCCCCTGGTCTTTTCGTTCCTGGCCGCCCGTCCGGCCTTGGTCGGGTTTTCTGCTGTTGGTCCCCCCATATTGGTTTATTACGCCACGAAGCATCAAGAGCTCAAACATTGGGGACGATCGCTAGTAGCAGAGTGCTATGTATTGAGTCCAGGCGAAAAGGGGAATGCTTCTCCGGCGAACCTAGGCATCCCGTAAATCCGAGGTTGAAATTTGAGCTGAAGCGGAGCAGATCTTTGCTCAGCTGGCCAATTGCAATTATTTCAAAGACTAATACCGTGTCGGTATGAGCCATGATTGGAGTTTTGAGTTCTGCAGTGGGAACATTGAATCCGAGGGCTTGAACGTGTGAATACCATATCCGGCTTCCTCAATAAGCATCAATATCGAACAAGATTAATAAAACAGAACTGGTCAATTGGCCAATTAGCGACAAAGGTCAAGTTGGTTGGTTGCTGAGCACTTGTAAGGCCCGCCAAGTCAACATTAGCATACCTATATCATGTAGAACTCGAGCACGGCTTCAGTGGGTACTAGGGGACCCTCACACGCCCGGCAGCTGATTCGCCTCGGCGATAAAGGTCAGAAATGGTCTGCGTCGTGAAGCACATGTCGAGAGGTACTTGGGATACAACTGACAGCGTGTTTTCGATCTTGTGTCGACGGGGCACGAAATGGTCTGGTCTTAGTCGAGTTGTCAAGCTGATCAGTGGCTAGACTGGTTTCCGCCACACGCCGCCTATCCACAAGCACTACCCCTTCGGCCACGCCGAACAAGAGGAGACGTAGGTAATCAGTTGGTCAGTaatgtactgtactgtaatGTCATGTTACCGATGAACATGCAAGGTGGTCGTAAGCGGTAACCGTAGAGAGGGAAGCATGCCGACTGTGTGTGGCTTCCTGAAACAATGAAAATTATATGATTGTGAAACTGGGTGTTTCTACTTGtcaagagaaaaaaaggagATGATCGTGGTGATGATCTTTGGCGGTATAGTGCACCTTTAGCATAGTTACATTGCAGGTCAACGATGCTGCACCTAGGGACGCAGGACGTTTCTCTGCACCATGGGCTCCTTTTGAACGACCGTGGAACCAGGGTAGGTCGTCCTTCGGGGGGAAATATTAAACGACCCAAATGCACCAAAATTCGCTGGTGTTCCACCCATCGAGGGGTAGTTTTTTATTCCCCCCCCCCGTAGGTCGTACCTACAGTCCCCTGTCTTGTTCGACTGGCTCTTTTACAAGAGTCAGGACCCTTGTCATGGTCTGGGGCCAGATGAACGAACTCAACTCTGAGCCAGCTGAGCACGAAAATGGGAATAGCGAGAGAGACGAGCTCACCCATGCAATGTAGTGCAACGACGGCATCTTTGGTGATGtgagatggtcaagataGAATCTGTAGAGAGAGGGAAGGCTGCTTGCTTTTACGGGAGTTGTGGAATATCTCAACATGAAACTGCTTAGATAGTAGAGATGGACAACTTcaaacatcatcttcaagtaGCCTAAGCAGTCTAACTAGTTTCATTTCTCAACATAGATCGTAAAGTAAAGTCATACCATGACATTTTTCTGGTCATTCTTAAATTCTCATGCCATTATATCCCACAAGCCCAGTCAAGCCATTCCATCCCATGCTGACAAACAACCAGACGCTTCTTTCTGGCTGGACTGCCACCGGCCACTATCGTTGGTCGGTTATTTAGCCCACACTTGGTTCTGTGTGCCGTAATGGCAATTGTCGGTTCTGGTACTTTGCAGTACAGGACTCTGTCCTACTAGTCATAGCAAACGTCTGCAAGTCAGTAGTTGTGTAATACCTCCTAGCACTCGAAGGCATCCATCCACCAAGTCTAGTCAAGTCGAATCCTCCTCTTACACAAGACGACAGGAATTCCTCTTCTGGAGTCAACTCGACGCCATCTGTTGATAAGCTAGCATCTTGGCTTGGAAACCACCCCTGTTTCCCCGTTGATAAACCAGATATATGTCAAGAGTTAGGCAGAGCTAATGTCTGACAAGCGAGCAGAAAAACGAAAATCACTGCTCTTCTGGACGTGGCTTTCTGACCTCTTTCGTGCTGTTGCTCCGGCTCTTAGCTTTTTCATTATTCTGGACCCCTGCCAACGGATGCAGTTGTCCGTGCTCTCTTACATTGGATTGCAAGGGAACTAGAGATACATACAGACAACAGACCACTTGAGTTTGCAAGAAGGACGGAATTAAATAGGCACAGACCATGAAGCACTCTGGGCCGCGTCGAATCGCACTCCCGTTTCTAAGGAGTTGAATGAAGCATGTACTGGTACGGCTCGTCAGGGACGGGAGCCGACATGTACGCCCTGAAAGCTCAGAGTGGCATCACTAGTTGATTAGTTCTTTGTTTGACGGTGTGGCTCTCCTGTGATGTTTCCGTGTCTGCAGTAGGAAATCGTTATTGATTCGACAACCTGTAGATTAATGTGCAGCATCTGGTCAACACCTTTCAAACACAGGGACCCCCCCCTCTCCCTTTTAGCACAGCTGCCCGCTACCGTGACCTACCTGTACTGAGCTACGGCACCTTGATtaataggtaggtacttactCCTCCTCTACCTAGACTTAGTACCGAGACCTTACATTTCCATTTGTTCCATtgactcttcttcttcctctctccgGAATGCATCCATTCAACCATACCTACTCTCAAACTTGTACTTACTAGCCAAAGGTCTTTACCGCTgggtaccttaccttatcgCCATTTATTGTCCATATTAGACCATTTCCCTTCCGCTATTGCCGTACTGTTCTCCATCTTGTATTTTCACCAACAGTACATTTTCTTCTCCATTTCCAACAAGTCTAGTCTGCTAGGCAACTCAGCTAGAACTAGAGCACTTTGACATCCCACGTCTCGAAACGCCTCCACAAGCCCCCTCTTCACCGGGCCTCCTTTTCTCCCCCTCAAAAGACCATCCTCTCTCCCCTCTCTCTTCCCCAAGAAAGTCGGTCCAAAGTCGCACGCCGTCCCCTTGACCTCCCGCCGCCACCAACCTCCGAACGACGTCTCATCCCCCCCAAAAGACCGAAGCTGGACTGAATTGCACTACAAGAAAAATCCGATTCTCGCCTCCTGTGCTTTGCGCTGTCCGCTAAGGTCCAGACCCTGCTCTGTCCGCGTCCCGATTCGATTCGACTTCACAAGCGCCCGGCCAGTCCAAAcccagccaagccaagcctcaTCTTGCTTCGCTGACTTTTGAGCTgcatttgcttctgctgctgtaCCCCTGCGACTTTGATCCTtttgccatcatcatcgtcgtcgctgTCAGTATCATCGAGCTCACTGCCATCAATACATCCTCTGTCTCGAATCGAATTTTGATTTCCACGATTTACACCGCAAGATACAGTGCCCTGCGAGATACTACCACGGCGCTCCGACTCCACCTCCGACTCATTCCTTAGATTCAAGACTCAGCATGGGACTTTGCTATCTTTCACGATAATTCAACGTTGTCCAACATATCGATCCCCTCGCGATGGGCAATGGCCAAGGAAAGCCCGTCGACCTGAACGGCGAAGGTACGTGAAGGAGCTCGGCTCAGAAGCTTCTTTGTATCTGTTCCTGATGTCGTTCGCCCCCCAAATCTATGTCGCCATTGGTTTATCTGGGATTCCCGCCATCCTGCATGCCATTTGCTATCTTTCAGCCGCATATTACTTGGCGTCATCCTGTCTCCCACGTGTGTTATGCAACCTCTATCCACGCCCTTCACGAACCAGTTTCTCtgttttttcttttgctctCGCAGCCTTACATGCTTCTGCTTTAATTTTATGACATTGTGTGGTGGGTGACGCTGACAGGTTTTTAGTGAACTTGAATCATTTCCGCCTGTTGCGAGTCGTCGGCCGAGGTGCCTTTGGAAAGGTGCGCATTGTTGAGCGGAAGGACACGAACTTGTCCTTTGCCCTCAAATATATCCGGAAAGATGAAGGTAAGCTCAGGGCGCTCCCTAAGGTCTCGATACATGTACCACTTCCATTGGTGGCAACAATCAATCTGCTGGAATCTGCTATCATCTCTGTGACACAATGCTAATCCTTTTCAACCTCGCAGTCGTACGATCCGAAAGCGTGCGAAACATCATCCGCGAACGTCGAATGCTGGAATATGTTAACCATCCTTTCATTTGCAACTTGAGATACAGTTTTCAAGATATTGAGTACATGTACGCTCTCCTATAACCTACACTGTCTAGTGCTAGCTCACATTCGATAACAGGTATCTGGTGGTTGATCTTATGACTGGCGGAGATTTACGATTCCATATTTCGAGAAAGACCTTTACCGAAGAGGCTGTTAGATTCTGGATTGCAGAGCTCGGATGTGCGTTGCGATATGTGCACAGTCAAAATATTATCCATCGAGATATCAAGCCCGACAATGTCTTGCTTGATGCGGATGGTCATGTCCATTTAACAGATTTTGTACGCTCTTCTTGCCTTCAAATGCAGCTAAAACTAACGAAAATAGAACG
Proteins encoded in this window:
- a CDS encoding related to FMN1-Riboflavin kinase, with translation MSSRPSVVGPDSGPEAPYPLHMEGKVISGFGRGSKELGIPTANLPVDEALTPWIANISSGVYFGYASLALPTTHPDIPSASSNEPPKSDTEDALFAAEAPANPPFHIFPMVMSIGYNPFYKNIVRSAEVHVLHKFTADFYDVPMRLLILGFIREEKDYKSLEALIEDINFDCEVAKNSLAREAWAPAKGRVIGGKDLEGKLDVQWLLRDA
- a CDS encoding related to Protein FMP52, mitochondrial codes for the protein MSLPSAAIIGSTGLVGSNILSTLLASEIYNPVHTITRRAPKATSPHLNAIVDADTAKWAELLTGLTPKPSVVYSALGTTRAQAGGIANQWKIDHDLNIELAKASKAAGVSTFVFISSAGTRSLLSSSSPYAKMKNGVEDAIKELDFEQAVILKPGMILGHREASRTVEGIAQGAVNGLGYLSTGIRDTLGQDADVIAKAAVRAAQLASEGKAPSKYWVLGGSDIVKLGRTEWPGSQTPTETKTEAAA